The following are encoded in a window of Deinococcus aerophilus genomic DNA:
- a CDS encoding SLC13 family permease, which yields MDPVTLILILFVVALVLFATEWLPVDVTALALLAALLLSGLIKPQQAFAGFGSDTVLTLASLFILTRVLLRAGVIEWIGVTLARRARNAGAMLRGLLGTVAGISAFTSNTATTAVFLPVVAGVSRRAGISASRALMPLAFASILGGTVTIIGTSTNLVVSGALPVAGQRPLGFFELAWVGLPIAVVGLLYLFFIAPRLLPVRDAALEESLRAYLADLTVQPGSPLVGQTLRGTGLGRDHGLTVVAVRRGSQTLYAPSAEFVVEEGDTLAVEGPTERILSGKSTLGVVSKSEQKLRMVPSEDGDVRLVEAVVLPGSPLLGRTLKEARFRERYGVSVLALHRRARHFERLGRLRVQVGDVLLVQGGAARIASLGEYLAVMGDLTTRQSDPRRAPLAVALFVGAVGLGAFGVVPLAVAVVSAVALCLVFRLISPEEAYGAVEWPIIVLVACMLAFGTAFESTGAARVLTGGLSGVLEPLGPYGLLAALFLVTVALTQPMSNQAAALVMLPLAIGTAKTLGYDPRPFIIGITVAASNSFITPLEPSCMLVYGPGRYTFMDFVRVGSGLTLLTFVVALLIIPRVWPF from the coding sequence GTGGACCCCGTCACGCTGATTCTGATTCTGTTTGTGGTGGCCCTGGTGCTGTTTGCCACCGAGTGGCTGCCGGTAGACGTGACGGCCCTGGCCCTGCTCGCGGCGCTGCTGCTGAGCGGTCTGATCAAGCCCCAGCAGGCCTTTGCCGGCTTTGGCAGCGACACGGTGCTCACGCTGGCCTCGCTGTTCATCCTGACCCGCGTGTTGCTGCGCGCCGGCGTCATCGAGTGGATCGGGGTCACGCTGGCGCGGCGGGCGCGCAATGCCGGCGCCATGCTGCGCGGTCTGCTGGGCACGGTGGCGGGCATCAGCGCCTTTACAAGCAATACGGCGACCACCGCCGTCTTTTTGCCGGTGGTCGCGGGCGTCTCGCGCCGGGCGGGCATCAGTGCCAGCCGGGCGCTGATGCCGCTGGCCTTCGCGAGCATTCTGGGCGGCACCGTCACCATCATTGGCACCAGCACCAATCTGGTCGTCTCCGGGGCGCTGCCGGTGGCCGGGCAGCGCCCGCTGGGCTTTTTCGAGCTGGCCTGGGTGGGCCTGCCCATAGCGGTGGTGGGGCTGCTGTACCTGTTCTTCATCGCTCCGCGCCTTCTGCCGGTCCGGGACGCTGCGCTGGAGGAGTCGCTGCGCGCGTATCTGGCCGACCTGACGGTGCAGCCGGGCAGCCCGCTGGTGGGGCAGACCCTGCGCGGCACGGGGCTGGGCCGGGACCACGGCCTGACGGTGGTGGCGGTCCGGCGCGGCTCGCAGACCCTGTACGCTCCCAGCGCCGAGTTTGTGGTGGAGGAAGGCGACACGCTGGCGGTGGAGGGCCCCACCGAACGCATCCTGTCGGGCAAGAGCACCCTGGGCGTGGTGAGCAAATCCGAGCAGAAGCTGCGGATGGTCCCCAGCGAGGACGGGGACGTGCGGCTGGTCGAGGCGGTGGTGCTGCCCGGCTCGCCGCTGCTGGGCCGCACCCTCAAGGAGGCCCGCTTCCGCGAACGCTACGGGGTCTCGGTTCTGGCGCTGCACCGCCGCGCCCGGCACTTTGAGCGCCTGGGGCGGCTGCGCGTGCAGGTGGGGGACGTGTTGCTCGTGCAGGGCGGCGCAGCCCGCATTGCCTCGCTGGGCGAGTATCTGGCCGTGATGGGCGACCTGACCACCCGGCAGAGTGATCCGCGCCGCGCGCCGCTCGCGGTGGCGCTGTTCGTCGGAGCGGTGGGCCTGGGGGCCTTCGGGGTGGTGCCGCTGGCCGTCGCGGTGGTGTCTGCCGTTGCGCTGTGTCTGGTTTTCCGGCTGATCTCGCCGGAGGAGGCCTACGGCGCGGTCGAGTGGCCGATCATCGTGCTCGTCGCGTGCATGCTCGCCTTCGGAACGGCCTTTGAATCCACCGGGGCGGCCCGCGTCCTGACCGGTGGGCTCTCGGGCGTGCTGGAGCCGCTGGGGCCCTACGGACTGCTCGCGGCGCTGTTCCTGGTCACGGTCGCCCTGACCCAGCCCATGAGCAACCAGGCGGCGGCGCTGGTGATGCTGCCCCTCGCCATCGGCACGGCCAAGACCCTGGGCTACGATCCGCGCCCCTTCATCATTGGCATCACGGTGGCGGCCAGCAATTCGTTCATCACGCCGCTGGAGCCTTCGTGCATGCTCGTCTACGGCCCCGGCCGGTACACCTTCATGGATTTTGTGCGCGTCGGCTCGGGGCTGACGCTGCTGACCTTTGTGGTGGCTCTGCTGATCATTCCGCGTGTCTGGCCGTTCTGA
- a CDS encoding [LysW]-lysine hydrolase: MESQHTGALPGGPARDLVIGAVSCPSLSGHEGEVAAFLTGWMTAHGFAAHVDEAGNAVGERGKGAYTVALLGHMDTVPGDIPVRVDEHGVLHGRGSVDAKGPLCAFMAAVAALPPEALAAARFVVVGATEEEAPSSRGARHIMQVLQPDAVLIGEPSGWEGLTLGYKGRLVVRATVHKENFHTAGEGTSAADDLTEAWFRVRTWAAASAAGPGVFDAVQATIQDLHAAGDGLIQRATGTFGLRLPPHLSPQGAQGALEALLADLPELTLEFVGHEAAVRHPRDNALTRAMRVAIRAGGGTPVFKVKTGTSDMNVVAGRWPVPTLAYGPGDSSLDHTPEERLDLAEYDRAVQVLTGALTRLALGHGTGSPAQEAGGPGPVKATLGRTPNSG, from the coding sequence GTGGAGTCCCAACATACCGGCGCACTCCCCGGCGGCCCGGCCCGCGACCTCGTGATCGGGGCGGTGTCGTGCCCCTCGCTGTCCGGTCACGAGGGAGAGGTGGCCGCCTTCCTGACCGGCTGGATGACGGCCCACGGGTTTGCGGCCCACGTGGATGAGGCGGGCAACGCGGTGGGCGAGCGTGGCAAGGGCGCCTACACGGTCGCGCTGCTGGGCCACATGGACACCGTGCCCGGAGACATTCCGGTGCGCGTGGACGAACACGGCGTGCTGCACGGGCGCGGCAGTGTGGACGCCAAGGGACCGCTGTGCGCCTTCATGGCGGCGGTGGCGGCCCTGCCCCCCGAGGCGCTGGCGGCGGCCCGCTTTGTGGTCGTGGGCGCGACCGAGGAGGAGGCCCCGAGCAGCCGGGGCGCGCGGCACATCATGCAGGTTCTGCAGCCCGACGCCGTGCTGATCGGTGAGCCCAGCGGCTGGGAGGGCCTGACCCTGGGCTACAAGGGCCGCCTGGTCGTGCGGGCCACGGTCCACAAGGAAAACTTCCACACGGCGGGCGAGGGCACGAGCGCCGCCGACGACCTGACCGAGGCGTGGTTCCGGGTGCGCACCTGGGCCGCCGCCAGCGCCGCCGGGCCGGGAGTCTTTGACGCCGTGCAGGCGACCATCCAGGACCTCCACGCGGCGGGCGACGGCCTGATCCAGCGGGCGACGGGGACCTTCGGCCTGCGCCTGCCCCCACACCTCTCGCCGCAGGGGGCGCAGGGGGCGTTGGAAGCGCTGCTCGCCGACCTGCCCGAACTGACCCTGGAGTTCGTGGGGCACGAGGCGGCGGTGCGCCATCCGCGCGATAACGCGCTGACGCGGGCCATGCGGGTGGCCATCCGCGCGGGGGGCGGCACCCCGGTGTTCAAGGTCAAGACCGGGACCAGTGACATGAACGTGGTGGCCGGGCGCTGGCCGGTGCCCACGCTGGCCTACGGGCCGGGAGACAGCTCGCTGGACCACACCCCCGAAGAGCGCCTGGACCTGGCCGAGTATGACCGCGCCGTACAGGTGCTCACCGGGGCGCTGACCCGGCTTGCGCTGGGCCACGGAACGGGGTCCCCGGCACAAGAGGCGGGCGGACCGGGGCCCGTTAAGGCCACGCTGGGCCGAACCCCCAACTCCGGGTAA
- a CDS encoding YifB family Mg chelatase-like AAA ATPase, which produces MLARARSVALIGVDAVPVEVEVDVSPGLPAFTVVGLPDQAVSEARERVRAAVRNAGLPFPAARITVNLAPADLRKEGPLYDLPIALGLLAAQDLLPAGALDGLVCAGELALDGSLRPIAGAVNLALLADSLRLPALLPHGNAREAALIDGLRVYGAPTLLDAVRHLSGQILLPVTPPPEADDPEGRHLDLADLKGQGAARRALEISLAGGHNLLLVGSPGSGKTMLARRAPGLLPPLSRAEALEVTRIHSAAGLLTTRGALNLGAPYRAPHHTVSDAGLIGGGSVPRPGEVSLAHRGVLFLDEFPEFSRKALETLRQPLEDGTVTISRARATVEYPARFQLIAAMNPCPCGHLNDPEKACSCTPSERARYAARISGPLLDRLDLVCRVPRLTVDELTRAPEPEPSAPVRERVVQARGRMLSRQGTRNSDLSGQALRRHAALASGPEAFARAAARQLGLTGRGFDRVVRVARTVADLAGSEDIRETHLAEAVTYRPRDLGAG; this is translated from the coding sequence ATGCTGGCCCGTGCCCGCAGCGTGGCGCTGATCGGGGTGGACGCCGTGCCGGTCGAGGTGGAGGTGGACGTATCGCCGGGTTTGCCGGCCTTCACGGTGGTGGGGCTGCCCGATCAGGCGGTCAGCGAGGCGCGCGAGCGGGTGCGGGCGGCGGTGCGCAACGCCGGGTTGCCGTTTCCGGCGGCGCGCATCACGGTGAACCTGGCCCCGGCGGACCTGCGCAAGGAAGGGCCGCTGTACGACCTGCCCATTGCGCTGGGACTGCTCGCGGCTCAGGACCTGCTGCCCGCAGGTGCGCTGGACGGTCTGGTGTGTGCCGGGGAACTGGCGCTCGACGGCAGCCTGCGGCCCATCGCGGGGGCGGTCAACCTCGCGCTGCTCGCCGACTCGCTGCGCCTGCCTGCCCTGCTGCCCCACGGCAACGCCCGCGAGGCCGCCCTGATCGATGGCCTGAGGGTCTACGGCGCACCCACGCTGCTGGACGCGGTGCGCCATCTCAGCGGGCAGATTCTCCTTCCCGTCACCCCGCCGCCCGAGGCGGACGACCCTGAGGGACGGCACCTGGACCTCGCGGACCTCAAGGGACAGGGCGCGGCCCGCCGGGCGCTGGAGATCTCGCTGGCCGGCGGCCACAATCTGCTGCTGGTGGGCTCGCCGGGCAGCGGCAAGACCATGCTCGCGCGCCGTGCGCCGGGGCTGCTGCCTCCGCTGTCGCGGGCCGAGGCGCTGGAGGTCACGCGCATCCACTCGGCGGCGGGCCTGCTGACCACCCGCGGCGCTCTGAATCTGGGTGCTCCGTACCGGGCACCCCACCACACCGTCTCGGACGCCGGCCTGATCGGCGGCGGCAGCGTGCCGCGTCCCGGCGAGGTCAGTCTGGCCCACCGCGGCGTGCTGTTTCTCGATGAGTTTCCCGAATTCAGCCGCAAGGCCCTGGAAACCCTGCGCCAGCCGCTGGAGGACGGCACCGTCACCATCAGCCGGGCGCGGGCCACCGTGGAGTATCCGGCGCGCTTTCAGCTGATCGCGGCCATGAATCCGTGCCCGTGCGGTCACCTGAACGATCCGGAAAAGGCTTGCAGCTGCACGCCCTCCGAGCGGGCCCGCTACGCCGCGCGGATCAGCGGACCGCTGCTCGACCGGCTGGATCTGGTGTGCCGGGTGCCGCGCCTGACGGTTGACGAACTGACCCGCGCCCCCGAACCCGAGCCGTCCGCGCCGGTCCGCGAGCGGGTGGTGCAGGCGCGCGGGCGCATGCTGAGCCGTCAGGGCACCCGCAACAGCGACCTCTCCGGTCAGGCCCTGCGCCGGCACGCCGCCCTGGCCTCCGGCCCCGAGGCCTTTGCGCGGGCGGCGGCCCGCCAGCTGGGCCTGACCGGACGGGGCTTTGACCGGGTGGTGCGGGTGGCCCGGACCGTGGCCGATCTGGCCGGCAGCGAGGACATCCGCGAGACCCACCTGGCCGAGGCCGTTACCTACCGCCCCCGTGATCTGGGCGCGGGATAA
- the tatA gene encoding Sec-independent protein translocase subunit TatA/TatB, with protein sequence MPNIGPAELIVILIVALVVFGPRKLPELGKSLGAGLREFRKSTQGLKEEFEGGLNTPAATPTQTIHASVPPQPVAAASVTPSSVAPVPAGTEVASRPANLDPVNLEKGEEAVRS encoded by the coding sequence ATGCCCAACATTGGACCCGCAGAACTGATCGTGATCCTGATTGTCGCCCTGGTGGTCTTTGGGCCCCGCAAGCTGCCCGAACTCGGCAAGAGCCTGGGCGCGGGCCTGCGTGAATTCCGCAAGAGCACCCAGGGCCTCAAGGAAGAGTTCGAGGGCGGCCTGAATACTCCCGCCGCAACCCCCACGCAGACCATCCACGCCTCGGTGCCGCCCCAGCCGGTCGCTGCCGCCAGCGTCACGCCCAGTTCAGTGGCCCCGGTGCCGGCCGGGACCGAGGTGGCCTCCCGACCCGCGAATCTGGACCCTGTGAATCTGGAGAAGGGCGAGGAAGCGGTCCGGAGCTGA